The following are encoded together in the Populus trichocarpa isolate Nisqually-1 chromosome 5, P.trichocarpa_v4.1, whole genome shotgun sequence genome:
- the LOC7476925 gene encoding probable arabinose 5-phosphate isomerase, protein MGSLPPFLDLPSPDAKFQQIDQTTLLNLFKSQQNHLNYFFQNLNLSQALTFTQTLLNCNGTIFFSGVGKSGFVANKISQTLISLGIRAGFLSPVDALHGDIGALSSSDILVLFSKSGNTEELLRLVPCAKAKGAYLVSVTSVEGNALTAVCDMNVHLPLERELCPFDLAPVTSTAIQMVFGDTVAIALMGARNLSKEEYAANHPAGRIGKSLIFKVKDVMKKQNELPICKEGDLIMDQLVELTSKGCGCLLVIDEDSHLIGTFTDGDLRRTLKASGEGIFKLTVGEMCNRNPRTIGPDAMAVEAMKKMESPPSPVQFLPVIKDDNILIGIVTLHGLVSAGL, encoded by the exons ATGGGTTCACTTCCACCGTTCCTAGACCTCCCTTCGCCAGATGCCAAGTTCCAGCAAATTGACCAAACCACCCTTCTCAACCTCTTCAAATCCCAACAAAACCACCTCAACTACTTCTTCCAAAACCTAAATCTCTCCCAAGCCTTAACCTTCACCCAAACGCTTCTCAACTGTAACGGCACTATCTTTTTCTCCGGCGTCGGCAAGTCCGGCTTCGTCGCCAATAAAATCTCCCAAACCCTAATATCTCTCGGCATTCGCGCCGGTTTTCTCTCCCCTGTTGACGCACTCCATGGCGACATCGGGGCCCTCTCCTCCTCCGATATCCTCGTCCTCTTCAGCAAATCTGGGAACACCGAGGAGTTGCTCCGTCTTGTTCCGTGTGCCAAGGCGAAAGGTGCGTATTTGGTGTCGGTGACGTCCGTTGAAGGCAATGCGCTCACGGCTGTTTGTGATATGAATGTGCATTTGCCTTTGGAGAGGGAATTGTGTCCATTTGATTTGGCTCCTGTGACTTCCACAGCGATCCAGATGGTTTTTGGGGATACCGTCGCGATTGCGTTGATGGGAGCGAGGAATTTGAGTAAGGAAGAGTATGCCGCTAATCATCCTGCTGGAAGGATCGGCAAGAGCTTGATTTTCAag GTTAAGGATGTGATGAAGAAGCAAAATGAGCTTCCAATCTGTAAGGAAGGAGACTTGATAATGGATCAGCTAGTGGAGTTAACGAGTAAAGGATGCGGCTGCCTGCTTGTTATAGATGAGGATAGTCACCTGATCGGAACATTTACAGATGGTGATCTACGGCGCACTCTCAAGGCTAGTGGGGAAGGCATCTTTAAGCTTACAGTAGGAGAAATGTGCAACAG GAACCCAAGAACAATTGGTCCAGATGCAATGGCGGTGGAAGCCATGAAGAAGATGGAATCACCACCATCCCCTGTACAATT